From the genome of Muricauda sp. SCSIO 64092, one region includes:
- a CDS encoding aspartate-semialdehyde dehydrogenase, translating into MKVAVVGATGMVGEVMLKVLAERNFPISELLLVASERSVGKKLSYKGDEYTVIGLETAVSAKPDIAIFSAGGGTSLEWAPKFAEVGTTVIDNSSAWRMDPTKKLVVPEINAAELTPADKIIANPNCSTIQMVMALNPLHKKYQMKRVVVSTYQSVSGTGVKAVQQLENEMAGVQGEMAYPYPINRNALPHCDVFLENGYTKEEMKLAREPQKILDDRTFSVSATAVRIPTAGGHSESVNVEFHNDFELSEVRKLLNETPGVVVQDNPDTNTYPMPIYAHDKDEVFVGRIRRDETQRNTLNMWIVSDNLRKGAATNAVQIAEYLVQNNLV; encoded by the coding sequence ATGAAAGTAGCGGTTGTTGGGGCCACGGGAATGGTTGGCGAAGTGATGCTAAAAGTGTTGGCGGAACGTAATTTCCCCATTTCGGAATTGTTGCTTGTCGCTTCTGAACGTTCCGTAGGCAAAAAGTTAAGCTATAAGGGTGATGAATATACGGTCATTGGCCTGGAAACCGCAGTTTCGGCAAAACCGGATATCGCGATTTTCTCCGCTGGTGGGGGTACCTCTCTGGAATGGGCTCCAAAATTTGCCGAAGTGGGTACGACCGTAATCGATAACTCATCGGCATGGCGCATGGATCCCACAAAAAAATTGGTGGTCCCAGAAATCAACGCCGCTGAATTGACCCCGGCCGATAAAATTATTGCCAACCCCAATTGCTCTACCATCCAAATGGTAATGGCCTTGAACCCATTGCACAAAAAATACCAAATGAAACGCGTTGTGGTTTCTACCTACCAATCGGTTTCAGGAACCGGTGTAAAGGCCGTTCAACAATTGGAAAACGAAATGGCAGGCGTTCAGGGTGAAATGGCCTATCCCTATCCCATCAACCGAAATGCCCTGCCCCATTGTGATGTGTTTTTGGAAAATGGGTACACCAAGGAAGAGATGAAGCTTGCCCGTGAACCCCAAAAAATATTGGATGACCGCACTTTTTCGGTGAGTGCCACCGCAGTGCGCATTCCCACTGCAGGCGGACATTCGGAATCCGTAAATGTGGAGTTCCACAATGATTTTGAACTTTCGGAAGTTCGAAAACTTCTCAATGAAACCCCTGGGGTCGTCGTACAGGACAATCCAGATACCAATACCTACCCCATGCCCATCTATGCGCATGACAAGGATGAGGTTTTTGTGGGTCGAATCCGCCGGGATGAAACACAACGGAATACATTGAACATGTGGATTGTCTCCGATAACCTGCGCAAAGGAGCCGCTACCAATGCCGTTCAGATTGCGGAATATCTAGTGCAGAACAATTTGGTTTGA